The Streptomyces sp. GSL17-111 region CAACTCGCCGTCCCCGCTGCGGGTGGACGAAGGCTCCGCCCCCACCCTGTCACCGCTGACCGGCCCCGCCCAGACCCGACGCACGTCCTTCGTCCGCGAGGGACGGCGGGGGCGCGCGCCTGCCGCCGGACCGGACCGGTTGGTCAGCGGGTCAGCGGGTCAGCGCGGCGCGCAGCCGGTCCGCGTCGACGCGCCAGAAGTCGTGCTGCGCGCCGTCGACCAGCACCACCGGGATCTGCTCCCAGTATCTGCGGTGCAGCTCGGCGTCCTGCTCGATGTCCTTCTCCTCCAGCACGGCGCCGAGCTCCCGGCACACCGCCGTGACGACCACCCGCGCGTCGTCGCACAGGTGGCAGCCGGGCTTGCCGATCAGCGTCACGGTCCTCGGGGCGGAGGGTGTCTGTGGGGTGTCCATGGCCCCCATTGTCCCGCCGGACGCGACCGGGTCACCGGGCCGTAACCGGAGCGCCCAGCTCCGCTGGCTATGCTCACTCCATGGGTGCACTGGCATGGCTCACCCCCCGTAAGCGCGCGGCGACCGAGGCGAGCGTCCTCGCCGGCGAGGCTTCGGCCGAGGCCGCGCGCAAGACCGAACGCACCGAGCCGGAGTTCCCCGTCGCGGGGGACGTCCGGGCCGCCGCCTTCTTCGACCTCGACAACACCGTCATGCA contains the following coding sequences:
- a CDS encoding glutaredoxin family protein, which codes for MDTPQTPSAPRTVTLIGKPGCHLCDDARVVVTAVCRELGAVLEEKDIEQDAELHRRYWEQIPVVLVDGAQHDFWRVDADRLRAALTR